A region of Haliaeetus albicilla unplaced genomic scaffold, bHalAlb1.1 scaffold_89, whole genome shotgun sequence DNA encodes the following proteins:
- the LOC138684298 gene encoding serine/arginine repetitive matrix protein 1-like, translating into MILCRVICLWRKRRRRLSAASRARSDTSSCSSGLDSRSSRCSTPESWTRQQEPSPVPGKAARLPQSSRERASASPDSRPARPPPPRPSWLSNSASRLSRDQPRDLEPPEDLKPPARAPSPLRRPSCKGLSQPRQGMGLGYNDRLLTDSFRDRAFVSE; encoded by the exons ATGATATTGTGTCGTGTGATCTGTCTGTGGAGGAAGAGACGACG GCGCCTCTCCGCAGCTTCGCGAGCCCGGTCCGAcaccagcagctgctcctcGGGCCTGGACAGCCGGAGCAGCCGCTGCAGCACCCCGGAGAGCTGGACCCGACAGCAAGAGCCATCACCTGTGCCTGGAAAAGCGGCCCGCCTgccacagagcagcagggaaCGGGCCTCCGCCAGCCCGGACAgccgcccggcccgcccgcctCCACCCCGGCCCTCATGGCTGTCCAACTCAGCCAGCCGGCTGTCGCGGGACCAGCCCAGAGACCTCGAGCCCCCAGAGGACTTGAAGCCACCCGCCCGCGCCCCAAGCCCATTGCGCCGGCCCTCCTGCAAGGGCCTGAGCCAGCCCCGCCAGGGTATGGGTTTGGGCTACAATGACAGACTCCTGACGGACAGCTTCAGGGATCGAGCATTCGTGTCCGAGTAA